The following nucleotide sequence is from Apium graveolens cultivar Ventura chromosome 4, ASM990537v1, whole genome shotgun sequence.
TGACGAGAGAAGATAGATCCAGCCTCAGTTTATACACACTAACTAGATGATACACACACTGATTGTTTCTTCATTGTTCgacatttaattaattaattaaatggcGAAGCAATCATCTTCATCTTACTCCCTCTCTTCAATCCTACACAAACGATGGCTATTACGCTTGTTTATACTCTTATCTCTAATTGCTGCGTTTGCGTTTATTATTCGAGCTGCTTTCGATTCCTCGACTCAGTGTTCTCAGCTTCAAGTCGACCAGCGATTCAACTCGGTTGCTCCACTCGGTCCTGCTCTCAATCCACTCAGTTTCATTAAGTCTAAACTCGTTCTCTTAGTTTCTCACGAGCTTTCTCTCTCTGGTTTGCTTATTTCCCCTATTCATTCTTCgattttaatttttatgtatttttgtttatttatttgtttaattTGAATTCCACATTAATTGATTGCTATGTAATGGTTACTCGATATGTGATTGTTTGCCCTTAGGTTCAAATGCTTGCTCTATTTCGTCGTTTTTAGGCTTATTGAGTTTTTACTTAATTTCGGAACTATATTTCCATTTCCATATAGTTCCGAAATTAAGTAAAAACTCAATAAGCCTAAAAACGAGTTTTTACTTAATTTCGGAACTATATGGAAATGGAAATATAGTTCCGAAATTAAGTAAAAACTCAATAAGCCTAAAAACGACGAAATAGAGCAAGCATTTGACCGGaaaatatttttatccaaacattAATTGAGAACGTTCAAACTTTGTTTGGAAGTCATGTTCGTCCTTGTGTTATCGAATCGACTAAACTTCGATTGATCTTCAGAGTTCATTTCCGTAGGATTATGATACCTAGTGACAATGTGTTATAATTATTCGCTGAAAATGATCAAACTTGTTCGTGTtagttttttaaattttttgttaTTTCTGAAGTGTGTACAAATTATATATACTAAAGGGATCTTGCACACGTCCTCAATGTTTAAAGTAATGCACTTTAAACCTTGATTTTAGCTTATTGAAGAATATGAACTTGAAGTGCACTTTGGGATGCCTACCATGATTATGAAAAAAGGTGTATATTTCTACAGATTAAGGTTTCTTTTTTCCTAAATTATAAATTAAGGTTTTATGTGCAAGCATATTTAaacaataatttttttaatttgtaaattagcTTATATATGTTAAGAGTCATGCTCCAGTGAAAACTGTTGTTAGGCCTAAAACTGATACAAAATGCAGAAAACTGTCGTTAGGCCTAAACCTGATACAGAATGCAGAAAACTGTCGCTAGGCCTAAACCAGATACAAAATGCAGTCGAAATGATACAAATTGCCAGTATCAATTACCGTTCTAAACTCTAATACGCATTACTGGTCACAGACTAATTAATTCAAACTAGTTCAGCCATTGAACTATACATTATGTGTAGTTGTGATGAGATTTTAGTTTATATTACGATTCAGTTTTCATTTGAGGCTACACACAAATATGTATCATAAGGCTTTATTTTATACTTTGCTTAATGTCTTTCAAGTTACAAAAAATACTTCATTCTATTTAAACACAGAATGTTGCAATCTTAAGGTAACATACTTATATGCTTCAGGTGGACCATTATTGCTTATGGAACTGGCTTTTCTCTTGAGAGGTGCCGGCTCCGAGGTTTGTTGGATAACAAACCAGAAGCCAACAGGAGCAGATCAGGTGACATACGCTTTGGAGAACAAAATGCTCGATCGAGGAGTgcaggtttatatatattactttTAACAATATTTCGCTATGCTTGCATCTTAAGGGCAGTTTAGCATATTTTTTTTCCTCTATGTGAATCATATTAATTTCTGGTTTTATGGCATTACAGAATTTAGTTAAGTTTTACAAACTCATTTGTTGGAATAAACTACAAAAAGTTGCATGCAACTCTCACATCAGGAGATTCCATATTTCTTCTTATAACCTTTAACTGATATTAGTTTGCAATGTTTTGCCTGCAGTTCCTCTTTAGAATACCAATCTCGTAATTACTGTAAAAATAATAAGAGTGATTATGATATGTGGCTCTAGCCTTATAAGAAATATATGCTGCTTTCTGGCGGTGATATATTATTTAGAGCAACTTCCTCTCTTATTTCACCCATTTTGTGATAATAACTTATATCTTGTAAGGTCGTCTCTGCAAAAAGTCAGGAAGCTGTAAAGGTGGCATTAAAAGCTGATATGGTTATTCTAAACACTGCTGTTGCTGGGAAGTGGCTGGATGCTGTTCTTAAGGAAAATGTTCCTCGTGTTCTCCCAAAAGTGTTATGGTGGATCCATGAAATGCGTGGACATTATTTCAATTTGGATTATGTAAAGCATCTTCCTTTGGTTGCTGGTGCTATGATTGATTCACATGTAACAGCAGAATACTGGAAGAACAGGACACAAGAGCGTTTAAGGTATTTAAGAATTTTTACCAACAATATTAGTTTCCGTAGTTCTCGACTCATGCAATCAAACATGATTGCTTGGTTGTACTACTAGCTAAAAGAAACTTCATTATTGCAATCATATAGAGATGTTAAAGCTTAACCCTCCAACGGTCACTTATGGATCTAAATACATAAATGGTGTGTTTACTCAGGAATACACAGTTCAACGGAAACCATGAGTTAAATGTCAAGATGTTGCAGTCTGATATCATCAACATCTGCTACTTTTGATTATCAATTAATGTTATTATTCTTTCCTATGTAGGATTAAGATGCCAAAGACGTATGTTGTCCACCTTGGAAACAGTAATGAACTTATGGAAGTTGCTGAAGATAGAGTGGCAAAAAGGATTTTGCGGGAGCATGTCCGGGAAGCCCTTGGAGTGCGAAATGAAGATATACTTTTTGCACATATTAATAgtatgctttcttttgctttacaaaaaaaattgcacttgaacattttaaaattatatgTGATGTGTATATAGTTATTTTTTAATTAATGCACAAGTCAAGAAGGAATCTTTACCTAAATTTAGGTAGTTTTCAGAGAGTAAATATAAAAATTTGAGTAAATGCATGTCCTAACTGTATATTAACATATCACAGGCACGGTAAATGAAATATAACGGAAAAAATGGAGAAACAAAGGGAACTCTTATTGTATAATATTAATATTCTTTAGGATTTTAAACATGGAATACGTAACTGCAATTGTAGTCAAACAAATATAGTTTATGTTCAACTGTATTTGTAGTTCCAAATGTCACTCACTATTAGAATATCACTTGACAAAAGTACAAAGAATTAGTCTTGCCTATCAAATTGTAATATTAAAGGAAAAAAAAAGTTTGCCCATATCTCGAGATATGTACATCAAAGCTTTGTGTGAGTATGACTACACATACTAATGGTGAAAAATGTAGGTGTTTCCCGTGGAAAGGGTCAAGACTTATTCTTGCGTGCATTTGACGAGAGTTTGAGATTAATTCAAGAACAGAAGTTACAAGTGCCATCAATACATGCAGTTATTGTAGGCAGTGACATGACTGTTCAGACCAAGTTTGAGACAGAGCTGCGTAATTTTGTATTATTAAAGAAAATACAACATCGGGTTCATTTTGTAAACAAAACTCTGACAGTAGCCCCTTATCTAGCAGCGGTTGACGTACTTGTGCAGAACTCCCAGGTATTTGGTCCCTTGTCCACACTTGTAGTGCAGTGTTTGTACATTTGTTCTGTGGCATCTGTTATTTTCTTTCACCATTGTGTACAATTTTTATATTCAGTTGATTAttttcttcctttttcttccCTAGTTCTTTGGGTATCATCTTAATATTGCAACTTTTCCATCTAAAACTTATATAAAGGAAAATTGAATATCAAAGCATAACGTTTTC
It contains:
- the LOC141717805 gene encoding uncharacterized protein LOC141717805 isoform X1, giving the protein MAKQSSSSYSLSSILHKRWLLRLFILLSLIAAFAFIIRAAFDSSTQCSQLQVDQRFNSVAPLGPALNPLSFIKSKLVLLVSHELSLSGGPLLLMELAFLLRGAGSEVCWITNQKPTGADQVTYALENKMLDRGVQVVSAKSQEAVKVALKADMVILNTAVAGKWLDAVLKENVPRVLPKVLWWIHEMRGHYFNLDYVKHLPLVAGAMIDSHVTAEYWKNRTQERLRIKMPKTYVVHLGNSNELMEVAEDRVAKRILREHVREALGVRNEDILFAHINSVSRGKGQDLFLRAFDESLRLIQEQKLQVPSIHAVIVGSDMTVQTKFETELRNFVLLKKIQHRVHFVNKTLTVAPYLAAVDVLVQNSQGRGECFGRISIEAMAFQLPVLGTAAGGTTEIVVNGSTGLLHPAGKEGVTPLAKNIVKLATHVERRLTMGKKGYERVKEMFLERHMSHRIASVLKEVLHHSKNQ
- the LOC141717805 gene encoding uncharacterized protein LOC141717805 isoform X2; translation: MAKQSSSSYSLSSILHKRWLLRLFILLSLIAAFAFIIRAAFDSSTQCSQLQVDQRFNSVAPLGPALNPLSFIKSKLVLLVSHELSLSGGPLLLMELAFLLRGAGSEVCWITNQKPTGADQVTYALENKMLDRGVQVVSAKSQEAVKVALKADMVILNTAVAGKWLDAVLKENVPRVLPKVLWWIHEMRGHYFNLDYVKHLPLVAGAMIDSHVTAEYWKNRTQERLRIKMPKTYVVHLGNSNELMEVAEDRVAKRILREHVREALGVRNEDILFAHINSVSRGKGQDLFLRAFDESLRLIQEQKLQVPSIHAVIVGSDMTVQTKFETELRNFVLLKKIQHRVHFVNKTLTVAPYLAAVDVLVQNSQGRGECFGRISIEAMAFQLPVLVNHYTVLTRVQQQGELQKLS